One Paraburkholderia sp. HP33-1 genomic region harbors:
- a CDS encoding type IV toxin-antitoxin system AbiEi family antitoxin: MSLPPDLSFSERRLLEDACAAFEHATRRFKARPTKRLSARERPALGAIVDGAISFNVNGKNFDMPVFLKERAGETGIVAARALLFPDKSAARQRQFVFVTRYLTPGKANDLISRGVRFLDTAGNVFLDEPEATIMITGRPKPSPVRSVPSARSTTPKGLRVMFAIATTPGLVTQPYRTIAESAGVALNTVNMAVDDLMARGLVAEKRDGERILPDWQRFVDEWVSLYPSQLRHKLGTRRFASASPDWWRSFDFAKFTDLLDLRLGGEVAAEDLTHQLKASRTTIYTQSPVTSEFILKARLRPDDFGDVEILEAFWPRSSVKVSGSIVARPLVHPLLVYADLVATGDSRNLSVASQIYDEHLATLQA; the protein is encoded by the coding sequence ATGTCGCTTCCGCCAGATCTTTCTTTCTCCGAGCGAAGACTGCTCGAGGACGCGTGCGCGGCGTTCGAACACGCGACACGCCGGTTCAAAGCCCGGCCCACGAAGCGCCTGAGCGCGCGTGAGCGCCCCGCCCTCGGTGCGATAGTAGACGGCGCGATCAGTTTCAATGTCAACGGCAAGAATTTTGACATGCCGGTGTTCCTGAAGGAGCGAGCGGGCGAGACTGGTATCGTCGCTGCGCGCGCACTGCTGTTCCCCGACAAGTCGGCGGCGCGTCAACGGCAGTTCGTGTTCGTGACGCGCTACCTCACACCGGGCAAGGCTAACGACCTGATCTCGCGAGGGGTACGGTTCCTCGACACGGCCGGGAACGTATTCCTCGACGAACCGGAAGCCACTATCATGATCACCGGCCGGCCCAAGCCGTCGCCGGTGCGTTCGGTACCGAGCGCGCGTTCGACGACACCCAAGGGCCTTCGGGTGATGTTCGCCATCGCGACGACACCGGGTCTTGTTACCCAGCCGTACCGGACCATCGCCGAGTCAGCGGGTGTGGCCCTGAACACCGTCAACATGGCGGTGGACGATCTGATGGCACGCGGTCTTGTCGCGGAAAAGCGGGACGGGGAACGGATACTGCCGGACTGGCAACGGTTCGTCGATGAGTGGGTGAGCCTCTACCCTTCCCAACTTCGACACAAACTCGGCACGCGGCGCTTTGCCAGTGCGTCGCCTGACTGGTGGCGCTCATTCGACTTCGCGAAATTTACGGACCTGCTAGACCTGCGGCTTGGTGGCGAGGTCGCGGCTGAAGACCTGACTCACCAACTCAAGGCCTCCAGAACAACGATCTACACGCAGAGCCCCGTCACCAGTGAGTTCATCCTCAAAGCGCGGTTGCGGCCTGACGATTTCGGCGACGTCGAAATCCTCGAAGCGTTCTGGCCTCGCTCCTCAGTCAAGGTTTCCGGGTCAATAGTTGCCCGACCTCTCGTGCACCCGCTTCTTGTCTACGCGGATCTCGTCGCCACAGGTGACAGCCGCAACCTTTCCGTCGCCAGCCAGATCTATGACGAACACCTCGCAACCCTCCAGGCTTGA